One window from the genome of Microcebus murinus isolate Inina chromosome X, M.murinus_Inina_mat1.0, whole genome shotgun sequence encodes:
- the LOC105884430 gene encoding melanoma-associated antigen D4 isoform X1, protein MAEGSYSVESENHSVEDMDEGSHEVREGGMAEGNDYEEFGAFGGYGTFTSFDIHILRAFGSLGPGLRILANEPWELENPVLAQTLVEALQLDPETLANETAARAANVARSAASNRAARAAARAAAAAARASFNQVVTDHRVATPQASGDNAQPTIYTEAQGATPETPLASPQISQMFVTREVAVHGAPAMSTQSQTASVAQEAATEGPSTACAFSQAPRASEVDATGPKTAFLGQNDVFDFTQPAGVSGMAFPRPKRPAPVQEAATEGPSAASGVPRAAPAREAAATRPKAAKSGKALAKTRWVEPQNLVAAAAAKAKMATSIPEPEGAAATAHHSAEPWTRMGGKRTKKSKHLDDEYDSCEEEREPPTVPQTWRASQPSVTVQAQLAPRPPMAPRSQIPSRHVLCLPPRNVTLLQERANKLVKYLMIKDYKKIPIKRSDMLKDVIREYDEHFPEIIERATYTLEKKFGIHLKEIDKEEHLYILICTQDSSARLLGKTKDTPRLSLLLVILGIIFMNGNRASEAVLWEALRKMGLRPGVRHPFLGDLRKLITDEFVKQKYLEYKKIPNSSPPEYEFLWGLRARHETSKMRVLRFIAQNQNRDPREWKAHFLEAVDDAFKTMDVDMAEEHARAQMRAQMNIGDEALIGRWSWDDIQAELLTWDEDGDFGDAWARIPFAFWARYHQYILNSNRANRRATWRAGVSSGTNGGASTSVLDGPSTSSTIRTRNAARIGASFFSWIQHR, encoded by the exons ATGGCTGAGGGAAGCTACAGCGTGGAATCGGAAAACCACAGTGTCGAAGACATGGATGAGGGGAGCCACGaagtcagggagggagggatggcagAAGGCAACGACTATGAAGAATTTGGTGCTTTCGGTGGCTATGGCACCTTCACCAGCTTTGACATCCACATCCTCAGAGCCTTCGGCAGCTTGGGTCCAGGCCTTCGCATCTTAGCG AATGAGCCCTGGGAACTGGAAAACCCTGTGCTGGCCCAGACCCTCGTGGAGGCTTTGCAGCTGGATCCGGAAACACTTGCCAATGAGACGGCCGCCCGTGCTGCCAACGTAGCCCGCTCTGCCGCCTCCAACCGTGCGGCTCGGGCTGCCGCTCGTGCCGCCGCCGCAGCTGCTCGTGCCTCCTTCAACCAGGTGGTCACTGACCACCGGGTGGCCACACCTCAGGCCTCGGGAGACAATGCCCAGCCCACGATCTACACCGAGGCTCAGGGGGCCACCCCTGAGACACCCTTGGCTTCTCCACAGATCTCCCAGATGTTTGTCACCCGTGAGGTGGCTGTCCATGGGGCTCCAGCAATGTCCACGCAGTCCCAGACAGCCTCTGTGGCCCAGGAGGCTGCTACCGAGGGCCCTAGTACTGCCTGTGCTTTCTCTCAGGCCCCACGTGCCAGTGAGGTGGATGCCACCGGGCCCAAGACAGCATTTCTGGGCCAGAACGATGTCTTTGATTTCACTCAGCCGGCAGGTGTCAGTGGCATGGCCTTTCCACGCCCCAAGAGACCTGCCCCGGTCCAGGAGGCTGCCACAGAGGGCCCCAGTGCTGCCTCCGGTGTGCCCCGGGCTGCACCTGCCAGGGAGGCAGCAGCCACCCGGCCCAAGGCGGCCAAGTCTGGGAAGGCTTTGGCCAAGACTCGGTGGGTGGAGCCTCAGAATCTTGTGGCAGCAGCTGCTGCCAAGGCCAAGATGGCCACAAGCATCCCTGAGCCCGAGGGTGCAGCTGCCACTGCTCATCACAGTGCCGAGCCCTGGACCAGGATGGGAGGCAAGAGGACAAAGAAG TCCAAGCACCTGGATGATGAATATGACAGTtgtgaggaggagagagagccTCCTACAGTCCCACAGACCTGGAGAGCATCGCAGCCCTCGGTGACGGTGCAGGCTCAGTTGGCCCCTCGGCCCCCGATGGCCCCGAGGTCCCAAATACCCTCAAGGCACGTACTGTGCTTGCCCCCCCGCAACGTGACCCTTCTGCAAGAGAGG GCAAATAAGTTGGTGAAATACCTGATGATTAAGGACTACAAGAAGATTCCCATTAAGCGCTCAG ACATGCTGAAGGACGTCATCCGAGAATATGATGAACATTTCCCTGAGATCATTGAACGAGCAACATACACTCTGGAAAAG AAGTTTGGGATCCACCTGAAGGAGATCGACAAGGAGGAACACCTGTATATCCTGATCTGCACACAGGATTCCTCAGCTCGCCTCCTTGGAAA GACCAAGGACACTCCCAGGCTGAGTCTCCTCTTGGTGATTCTGGGCATCATCTTCATGAATGGCAACCGTGCCAGCGAGG CCGTCCTCTGGGAGGCGCTACGCAAGATGGGACTGCGCCCCGG GGTGAGGCACCCATTCCTTGGTGACCTGAGGAAACTCATCACAGATGAATTTGTGAAGCAGAA GTACCTGGAATACAAGAAGATCCCCAACAGCAGCCCCCCTGAGTACGAGTTCCTGTGGGGCCTGCGAGCCCGCCATGAGACCAGCAAGATGCGGGTGCTGAGATTCATCGCCCAG AATCAGAACCGAGACCCCCGGGAATGGAAGGCTCATTTCCTGGAAGCTGTGGATGATGCTTTCAAGACTATGGATGTGGACATGGCTGAGGAACATGCCAGGGCCCAGATGAGGGCCCAGATGAACATCGGGGATGAAGCTCTGATTGGACGGTGGAGCTGGGATGACATCCAGGCTGAGCTCCTGACctgggatgaggatggagatttTGGCGACGCCTGGGCCAGGATCCCTTTTGCTTTCTGGGCCAGATACCATCAGTACATTCTGAATAGCAACCGTGCCAACAGGAGGGCCACTTGGAGAGCTGGTGTCAGCAGTGGCACCAACGGTGGGGCCAGCACCAGCGTCCTAGATGGCCCCAGCACCAGCTCCACCATCCGGACCCGAAATGCGGCCAGGATTGGCGCCAGCTTCTTCTCCTGGATCCA ACACCGCTGA
- the LOC105884430 gene encoding melanoma-associated antigen D4 isoform X2 produces MAEGSYSVESENHSVEDMDEGSHEVREGGMAEGNDYEEFGAFGGYGTFTSFDIHILRAFGSLGPGLRILANEPWELENPVLAQTLVEALQLDPETLANETAARAANVARSAASNRAARAAARAAAAAARASFNQVVTDHRVATPQASGDNAQPTIYTEAQGATPETPLASPQISQMFVTREVAVHGAPAMSTQSQTASVAQEAATEGPSTACAFSQAPRASEVDATGPKTAFLGQNDVFDFTQPAGVSGMAFPRPKRPAPVQEAATEGPSAASGVPRAAPAREAAATRPKAAKSGKALAKTRWVEPQNLVAAAAAKAKMATSIPEPEGAAATAHHSAEPWTRMGGKRTKKSKHLDDEYDSCEEEREPPTVPQTWRASQPSVTVQAQLAPRPPMAPRSQIPSRHVLCLPPRNVTLLQERANKLVKYLMIKDYKKIPIKRSDMLKDVIREYDEHFPEIIERATYTLEKKFGIHLKEIDKEEHLYILICTQDSSARLLGKTKDTPRLSLLLVILGIIFMNGNRASEAVLWEALRKMGLRPGVRHPFLGDLRKLITDEFVKQKYLEYKKIPNSSPPEYEFLWGLRARHETSKMRVLRFIAQNQNRDPREWKAHFLEAVDDAFKTMDVDMAEEHARAQMRAQMNIGDEALIGRWSWDDIQAELLTWDEDGDFGDAWARIPFAFWARYHQYILNSNRANRRATWRAGVSSGTNGGASTSVLDGPSTSSTIRTRNAARIGASFFSWIQ; encoded by the exons ATGGCTGAGGGAAGCTACAGCGTGGAATCGGAAAACCACAGTGTCGAAGACATGGATGAGGGGAGCCACGaagtcagggagggagggatggcagAAGGCAACGACTATGAAGAATTTGGTGCTTTCGGTGGCTATGGCACCTTCACCAGCTTTGACATCCACATCCTCAGAGCCTTCGGCAGCTTGGGTCCAGGCCTTCGCATCTTAGCG AATGAGCCCTGGGAACTGGAAAACCCTGTGCTGGCCCAGACCCTCGTGGAGGCTTTGCAGCTGGATCCGGAAACACTTGCCAATGAGACGGCCGCCCGTGCTGCCAACGTAGCCCGCTCTGCCGCCTCCAACCGTGCGGCTCGGGCTGCCGCTCGTGCCGCCGCCGCAGCTGCTCGTGCCTCCTTCAACCAGGTGGTCACTGACCACCGGGTGGCCACACCTCAGGCCTCGGGAGACAATGCCCAGCCCACGATCTACACCGAGGCTCAGGGGGCCACCCCTGAGACACCCTTGGCTTCTCCACAGATCTCCCAGATGTTTGTCACCCGTGAGGTGGCTGTCCATGGGGCTCCAGCAATGTCCACGCAGTCCCAGACAGCCTCTGTGGCCCAGGAGGCTGCTACCGAGGGCCCTAGTACTGCCTGTGCTTTCTCTCAGGCCCCACGTGCCAGTGAGGTGGATGCCACCGGGCCCAAGACAGCATTTCTGGGCCAGAACGATGTCTTTGATTTCACTCAGCCGGCAGGTGTCAGTGGCATGGCCTTTCCACGCCCCAAGAGACCTGCCCCGGTCCAGGAGGCTGCCACAGAGGGCCCCAGTGCTGCCTCCGGTGTGCCCCGGGCTGCACCTGCCAGGGAGGCAGCAGCCACCCGGCCCAAGGCGGCCAAGTCTGGGAAGGCTTTGGCCAAGACTCGGTGGGTGGAGCCTCAGAATCTTGTGGCAGCAGCTGCTGCCAAGGCCAAGATGGCCACAAGCATCCCTGAGCCCGAGGGTGCAGCTGCCACTGCTCATCACAGTGCCGAGCCCTGGACCAGGATGGGAGGCAAGAGGACAAAGAAG TCCAAGCACCTGGATGATGAATATGACAGTtgtgaggaggagagagagccTCCTACAGTCCCACAGACCTGGAGAGCATCGCAGCCCTCGGTGACGGTGCAGGCTCAGTTGGCCCCTCGGCCCCCGATGGCCCCGAGGTCCCAAATACCCTCAAGGCACGTACTGTGCTTGCCCCCCCGCAACGTGACCCTTCTGCAAGAGAGG GCAAATAAGTTGGTGAAATACCTGATGATTAAGGACTACAAGAAGATTCCCATTAAGCGCTCAG ACATGCTGAAGGACGTCATCCGAGAATATGATGAACATTTCCCTGAGATCATTGAACGAGCAACATACACTCTGGAAAAG AAGTTTGGGATCCACCTGAAGGAGATCGACAAGGAGGAACACCTGTATATCCTGATCTGCACACAGGATTCCTCAGCTCGCCTCCTTGGAAA GACCAAGGACACTCCCAGGCTGAGTCTCCTCTTGGTGATTCTGGGCATCATCTTCATGAATGGCAACCGTGCCAGCGAGG CCGTCCTCTGGGAGGCGCTACGCAAGATGGGACTGCGCCCCGG GGTGAGGCACCCATTCCTTGGTGACCTGAGGAAACTCATCACAGATGAATTTGTGAAGCAGAA GTACCTGGAATACAAGAAGATCCCCAACAGCAGCCCCCCTGAGTACGAGTTCCTGTGGGGCCTGCGAGCCCGCCATGAGACCAGCAAGATGCGGGTGCTGAGATTCATCGCCCAG AATCAGAACCGAGACCCCCGGGAATGGAAGGCTCATTTCCTGGAAGCTGTGGATGATGCTTTCAAGACTATGGATGTGGACATGGCTGAGGAACATGCCAGGGCCCAGATGAGGGCCCAGATGAACATCGGGGATGAAGCTCTGATTGGACGGTGGAGCTGGGATGACATCCAGGCTGAGCTCCTGACctgggatgaggatggagatttTGGCGACGCCTGGGCCAGGATCCCTTTTGCTTTCTGGGCCAGATACCATCAGTACATTCTGAATAGCAACCGTGCCAACAGGAGGGCCACTTGGAGAGCTGGTGTCAGCAGTGGCACCAACGGTGGGGCCAGCACCAGCGTCCTAGATGGCCCCAGCACCAGCTCCACCATCCGGACCCGAAATGCGGCCAGGATTGGCGCCAGCTTCTTCTCCTGGATCCAGTAA